A window of Cryptomeria japonica chromosome 3, Sugi_1.0, whole genome shotgun sequence contains these coding sequences:
- the LOC131873984 gene encoding secreted RxLR effector protein 78-like, translated as MEWVKTSGQNVAMFLLDFEKAYDRVEWGFILMLLEAFGFPTKFCKWVMVLLKDTLAQVEVNSSLSQDITRGRSIRQGCPLAPTLFIMVANALLYILRDSTISPNIQGIKLLNGEDLINAPFVDDMTLFIEISKQNMEALEGKIKFLGEISGAKIS; from the coding sequence ATGGAATGGGTGAAGACTTCAGGACAGAATGTGGCCATGTTTCTCCTAGACTTCGAGAAAGCATATGACAGGGTAGAATGGGGATTCATTCTGATGCTGTTAGAAGCATTTGGTTTTCCAACAAAATTTTGCAAATGGGTGATGGTTCTCCTCAAAGATACTTTGGCCCAGGTGGAAGTTAACAGCTCCCTATCACAGGATATTACTCGGGGCAGATCTATTAGGCAGGGTTGTCCCCTAGCCCCTACACTATTCATTATGGTAGCTAATGCTTTGCTTTACATTCTAAGGGACTCTACCATCTCTCCTAATATTCAGGGGATCAAACTTCTAAATGGTGAGGATCTGATCAATGCTccatttgttgatgacatgacaCTCTTTATAGAGATTAGTAAACAGAATATGGAGGCCTTGGAAGGAAAAATCAAATTCCTAGGAGAAATATCTGGTGCTAAAATCTCTTAG